In Rhineura floridana isolate rRhiFlo1 chromosome 22, rRhiFlo1.hap2, whole genome shotgun sequence, a single genomic region encodes these proteins:
- the CRTC2 gene encoding CREB-regulated transcription coactivator 2 isoform X2, whose amino-acid sequence MSPLRRYMRQIDSSPYSPAYLSPPAEPSWRRTMHWGNFPTEKGHLFRLPSALNRTNSDSALHTSVMNPNPQDTYLEPSQGVPPPNRKSGYLANDMDSNVFHYQVPSIEENLLDDSKQSLKPWDTKKLCLSSPRPRSCEVPGIHIFPSPDQPAHLPLIPAVLNTGGSLPDLTNLHFPSPLPTPLDPDESAYPSLSGGSSTSNLANTMTHLGISGGMGLGPGYDPPGLCSSMQSSLSNPCIQSSLSNPSLQGSLSNPSLRSSPSSSSIPSSMSNPSLSSSLSNPSLPTSLSSQSVQSAPGNPALQQQPGYSASSSSSSASSASAPASSYAPLNASPRRRVPLSPLTLPMGGDSRRPHPKQFSPTMSPTLSSITQGVPLDTSKLPADQRLPPYPYSQPSLLLQQSQKSLHQAQGAASQQGRQPVQQQQPLPQPMQSQCTYPMHYPSNSMLQHQHQLGQQLGDFGLCSLDQYGLIDNMSGGFAFNSNAFADDLSALNYPQGDNMGLSGSGNTSTTTSATSSSTHDPHLLNRQNLSNSSRHGPIPNIILTGDSPPGISREIATVLAGMPGFEMDSSSLGLDEDLRIEPLTLDGLHMLSDPYALLTDPAVEDSFRTDRLQ is encoded by the exons AG GACCATGCACTGGGGTAACTTTCCCACGGAGAAAGGACACTTGTTTAGGCTGCCGTCTGCACTTAACAG AACAAATTCTGACTCCGCCCTGCACACGAGCGTGATGAACCCCAACCCGCAGGACACCTACTTGGAGCCCTCCCAGGGTGTCCCACCTCCAAATCGCAAGAGTG GTTACCTGGCCAATGACATGGATAGCAATG TGTTTCATTACCAAGTGCCTTCCATTGAAGAGAACCTCCTGGATGATAGCAAGCAGTCGCTGAAGCCCTGGGACACCAAAAAg CTCTGCTTATCATCCCCCCGTCCGAGGTCCTGTGAGGTGCCTGGGATCCA CATCTTCCCATCCCCGGACCAGCCTGCCCATCTGCCTTTGATCCCCGCTGTCCTCAACACAGGGGGCTCACTCCCCGACCTCACCAACCTccacttcccctccccactgccCACGCCGCTGGACCCGGATGAGTCAGCCTACCCAAGCCTGAGCGGCGGGAGCAGCACCAGCAACCTGGCCAACACCATGACGCACCTAGGCATCAGTGGCGGCATGGGGCTCGGCCCTGGCTACGACCCCCCCG GACTGTGCTCATCTATGCAGAGCTCCCTGAGTAACCCTTGCATCCAGTCCTCGCTTAGCAACCCCTCGCTGCAGGGCTCCCTGAGCAACCCTTCGCTCCGCTCTTCCCCCAGCAGTTCCTCCATCCCCTCATCCATGAGcaacccctccctctcctcctccctcagcaacccctccctccccacctcgcTCAGCAGCCAATCGGTGCAGTCTGCCCCTGGCAATCCCGCCCTGCAGCAGCAGCCCGGCTAcagtgcctcttcctcctcctcctctgcttcttcGGCCTCTGCCCCCGCCTCCTCCTACGCCCCCTTGAACGCCTCGCCCCGGCGCAGGGTCCCACTCAGCCCCTTGACCCTCCCCATGGGCGGAGACTCGAGAAGGCCGCACCCAAAACAGTTCTCGCCAACTATGTCACCCACATTGTCCTCCATCACACAG GGGGTGCCGTTGGACACCAGCAAGCTGCCAGCCGACCAGAGGCTCCCGCCGTACCCTTACAGCCAGCCCAGCTTGCTCCTCCAGCAGAGCCAGAAATCCCTCCACCAGGCGCAAGGAGCAGCCTCTCAGCAAGGGCGCCAGCCTGTCCAGCAACAGCAGCCGCTACCGCAGCCTATGCAGTCCCAGTGTACCTACCCAATGCATTACCCGTCCAATTCGATGCTCCAGCATCAGCACCAGCTCGGCCAGCAGCTGGGTGACTTCGGCCTTTGCAGT TTGGATCAGTATGGTTTGATTGACAACATGAGCGGAGGCTTCGCGTTCAACAGCAACGCCTTTGCAGACGACCTGAGTGCCTTAAATTATCCCCAAGGCGACAACATGGGCTTGTCGGGGAGCGGGAACACCAGCACCACCACTAGCGCCACCAGCAGCAGCACGCATGACCCGCACCTGCTCAACCGCCAGAACCTGAGCAACTCCAGTCGCCACGGCCCCATCCCCAACATCATCCTCACAG GGGACTCTCCGCCGGGGATCTCCAGGGAGATCGCCACAGTCTTGGCAGGCATGCCAGGGTTCGAGATGGACTCCTCCTCCCTGGGTCTTGACGAGGACCTGCGGATCGAGCCGCTCACTTTGGACGGACTCCACATGCTGAGCGATCCCTACGCCCTGCTGACCGACCCGGCCGTCGAGGACTCTTTCCGCACCGACAGGCTCCAGTGA